Genomic window (Nymphaea colorata isolate Beijing-Zhang1983 chromosome 1, ASM883128v2, whole genome shotgun sequence):
ttgaatctgagtatgaaaatattggaaaaaacagatatagttaaAGTATATCTTACTTGAATCCTATTCATCGACATCCATATCAACAAACAATTAACTGAACCCGCCATCTTCAaattaagggggtgtttgaaGGACAccccaaaactcatttttttaaggTAAAAGATGACTTTGCTTTCAAACTAAACTTCGTTTCATgagcgtttggatgacacgAAATATGAGTCTTgccaaaacttgattttggcaAAAACTATTTCTCTAAGGGAATGAACAACATGGGCATTTTCATAAACAATGtgttttgattttattattcaaacataaaaaatagtttttcattaaaaaaaaaaagttttaaaagactAGTTTCCATAAgcccatttttttattatatcatcTAAATACCACCTAAATGTTTGTGCCCAGATAGAAAGATGCATCTACAGCCTGGCCTCTTCCATGAGCGCTTGAATGAGAGGACCATATGGCCACTTTgaagaaatgaccaaaatatctttCTGACAAGAACGCTAAGAAAAGACCGGGAAAAAAATCTACAAGGACAAAAGTTTGGAAGATAGTTCAAACAAGTTTTGGATGTAAAACATAATGTTGCCTCCAAAGAGGTGAATGAATAGTATGTTCGACCCCACTCTCACCGCCTTCTGTTGTTTCTCAGTGAACATTCAAATCAATCAGCTCATTTCcttgccaagatctttgtcTTGTCACTGTAAGTACATGATCATCGTCTTCTGCGATGCCTATCATTCATTCTTTATTGGACATTCATGATATGATGCCCATCCTTCCAGAGCCATCCTCCGTGGTTGGTTTCAAATCATTTGGAGGGGATGGACGTCATATGAGTGCGTAACTTGGCCTGCTTTGCATCGCAAACCGCATGCCTTATTGGGTAGCTTGATTTCGACCCTTTGGTACCAAAAAATGTCCGCACTGCATGTCACTGCAAGTATTCCAGTGATAAATTGCAAGTATTCCGGTGATAAATTTGTGAAATGAGGAAAAACCTTACTAGAGCTATTTTGAGTAACATAAGAACCGCTTAAGAAGTTACCATGGTGACTTCAAGTAAGGTTGGACATCGGAATCGTGTCAGGCCGGCCTGAGCTCCGTTTTGATGGCCGGACCCAGTGCCCAGCCTTAACTTTTAGTAGCTTACATCACATAACATGAACTAGCACTTGAAGTTCAAGTATTAAGCTCTTAAGTCATATGAGCACTTCAGTAAGCCTACATAATTGTGCTGTCATACTTAGACCTGGACATTGGGTCTGGTACCCGATGGGTACGGGTACCTGGTACCCAGTCATATCTTGCCAGGCTGGGTCAGCCCCAAGGGAGCTCAATTCGGCtcgataacttttaaatattaattttattaataatatatattttattattaaaaatagattttatctcaaaaattattttatattttttaaaaatatttttttattatagcCGGACCAAGCCAGGCCAGACCGAAGCTCGTGTTTTGGGCATCGGCCCAAGCCCGGGCTCAAATTTAGGACATCGGGCTGGCTTGGCACGGCTCATATCATCATGAATCATATTGTTCATTCCATGGAAGTTTGAAAAATAGGTTTGACACATCTATTTGTTTCCCTTGTCGCCTGGCGTGAGCTTGAATGGGCAAAACTTTAGCTTTGTTAACGTCTATCAAGAAGAAATCATGCTCAAGCCATGCCTTTTATAGTCCTACACATACGTAAGACGAATATTTGCCACTATCATTTGTGTAAATGATCTATTTCAAATCCTCATGTTGGGCAGGTGTTGTTAGCAGCAGGCAAGGATGCGGATGCCATGGGCCATGCCATGCCAAACCTTGTATATTTGTCCAGAGAAAAGAGCATCACTTCTCATCACCATTTCAAAGCTGGAGCCCTGAACACATTGGTAAGTGGAAAATTAAGgatgatgatgacgacgacCATGATGGTGTTAGTTTAGGCCATCTTGATGGTCATGATGGAAACAGTGTTTACTCATCGATGATGATGATCGTTACATCATACCATGAGCCCGCTGTTCACACCATCAAACACTGCAGAAAACAGTAAATTAGTCCACTTAAGTGAAACATGGGTAGATTCTTGCATGTGTGCAATCACACTGTACTTGGTCGTCTCTTGCTGAATTCTGAATCTCAAATTTAACAATAAACCATTTGACATGAAGCTTCTGTTGTGTGAAGCTAAGGGTATCATCAGTGATGAGCAATGCTCCCATACTACTGAACCTAGACTGCGACATGTACTCGAATGATCCGGCGGCACCATACAGGGCTCTATGCTTCTTGCTGGATCCAGATTTGAGCACCACTTTGGCCTTTGTTCAGTTCCCACAGATATATCATGGGATCAACAAGAATGACATCTACGGCAATGAGTATAAGCGCCCATTTCAGATCAACCCATTGGGTATGGATGGTTCAGGAGGCCCCAACTACATCGGCACCGGCTGTTTTTTCCAGCGTAGAGCTTTTGCAGGCAAGCCGGCATTGAAACCGCATTCAGAAATCATACTGGAGGGATCCTCCACCAacaatggaggaagagagccTATTTGGTCACAAAGAACTTTAGAAGCAGCTCATCGTGTTGCAGGCTGCAATTACGAGCAGGGGACTGAGTGGGGCTCCTCAGTAAGgacacatctctctctctctctctctctctctctaaaaaactACACGGTCAAGTTAAGATAATTTAACTTTTGAGGGGTGCTGTTGCAGATAGGGTTCAGGTATGGATCGTTGGTGGAGGATTTTCACACGGGATACATGCTGCACTCTGAGGGGTGGCGGTCGGCATTTTACAATCCGCCGGAGCCGTCATTCCTAGCCGACTTTCCGATGACCCTCAACGATGTGCTGTGCCAGTGCAAGAGGTGGACGGTGGGGCTGCTGGAAGTGTCCTTCTCCTGCTTTAGGTGCCCACTTACCTTTGGGCTCCGCCACTCTGCCTCTCTCATCGCCGCCATGTCCTACGCCCACTACTCCTTTTGGCCCCTGTGGTGCATACCTATCACCATTTATGCTCTCCTCCCCCAGTTCACTCTCCTCCTTGGTCTTCCCATCTTTCCtaaggttctctctctccctctcatatatatatatatatatatatatatatatatatatatatatatatatatatatatatatatcaaagtaGCTATTATTGCACAACTTGTGTGCAAATTCAAAACTAATGTGAACTGTCCTTGTAGGCAACTGATCCATGGATTTTCCTCTATGTATACCTCTTTCTTGCCTCCTACGGCCAAGACATGCTCGAGTACATCATGGAAGGCAGCACGTTGGCCAGGTGGTGGAATGAGCAGAGAATGTGGATGATCAAAGGGGTCTCCTCTTTCCTCTTTGGCTTTCTTGAGTTCTTACTGCAACAGATGGGCATATTCAGGTCAGGATTCAACATAACTAGCAAGGTTGCAGATGATCGGACTGCTAAGAGGTACAGGCAAGGTGTCGTCGATTTCGGTGTCGCTTCGCAGATGTTCTTCAGCATCTCTGCTGCTGCCGTCATCAGTTTGGTGGCACTGGCAGTTGGTTCTGTTAGGGTATTGCTGCAGGGAGGTGGGGACGAGATGGCAGTCCAGTTGTTCATCTCTGGCTTTGTTGTGCTGAACTCTTGGCCTGTATTTGAGGCAATGGTGCTTAGGAGCGACAGTGGAAGGATGCCCAAGAGGATCACATTGTTCGCCGGCTTCGTGGGGTATGCTTTCTTCTTCATGGCAGAGCTTGCTAGGGGAAATTAGTCCgtgtaaaagagagagagagacagagagaacaagaaaaccTCTATTTGTGAAGCGCACAGTTACAGCGGTTTTTTTCTCTAATGTTATGACGAATAAAGACATAAGGAGAGCTagctatgtatatatatatattgtaggtTTTCTCCATTGCAGTATTACAGTGAAAGCACAACAACAGCTGGGCTATtgactaatctctctctctctctcttcttatgaTAATGTTTGCTTATATATAGCATTGATAACTTAATGGCTCAAAACTGGTTGCAAAGATCTTATATTCCAAATTAATGGAGCCCAAGTTGTTTTTATCAAATGTGTTCAGCACTTGAAAAGCTTAGGATGAGCTGATATCAagttcttgttatttttatacaaataaTTTTTAATGAACCAGGGAATATTGAATTGTTTATCACTAATTGATTTTTCGCATCTACCAGAAAAACCTGTTTATGGTCCACGTGATTCACAAGTAGATCCTCTCAAGGAAACATGTGGATCACATGGACATTCTTATTTCAAGGATGAAACGCACTcggaaaataaagaagaaaagttttCTCGGCTAACGAGTGGAAGCAATCGCTCCGTTTTGTGCGTCATGAGCATGAGTGATTATGGTCTTGCATCCTAAATAACATCAGAATCCCCCGTCATCATCAAAAGTTCCTCTCAATGCAACTGCAGcacaattttgtaaaattgaaaTATTGGGTGCTATCAGTTAAGATATGAATTTCCATAGATCCAATTGTATATGGGACGTGAATATAGACATGCGAATTCTGCTTAACGTTCAAAACTTCATGTATCATTTACAGTAACTGTTTACAGCAAGTGCAGAAGCATCTTAGAGCTATCATTTTGCATAGCTCATGCTACCTAGTGGTCCCTTGAATGTTCCGAACAAGCACAATTCAGATGCAAAAGTCATGGTTAAAATTGGAGCAGAAAGCTACAGGCAACTGATCTTCCTGCAAAATCCGTAAAGGAATGTTGATAAGCTAAAGCACTTTCTTAATTATACTGAATCAGCTGAGTTAATGGGACAAAAAGCCAGATGAATCTGAGGGAGGATGTTGTGCAACTATAGTTTTGCAGATCAAGCAGCGCAGCTTAAGCacattagaaaagaaaagcaattagATTGAACCCCAATACCAAATTGGGGCCTGCTTCCATCATCGACGAGTAACAGCTTCTTCAGCTTCTGCTGTTCCTCTGAATATCCAATACTTACAGTTGCTAATTTCTGCCAAACCAAACTACAACGGAGCTGCTTGACAGTCATATTCAACAAGAAGTACCCGTTCAATGGCTCTCTAAGCCTCGAATTTTACAGTAAAATTTGACATGCTACTAGCAGAGAAAGGAAGCTCGAATTTGTAATGTACCCAAACATGGTACTCAGCACGAGAAAAAAAGCCCATATGTGGTGGTATTGACAGATGGGATACCAAGCACAGTGAATATTCGATATTCCACATGGTATAGAGTAACTTGAAAGCCTCACTTACTTTATGGTCTCGCAAGAGCAAAATAAAAGTTGTACGATCTACAATTGAAGCTGACTGTGGAACCATGGCAGCTGGGATGGCAGTGGTATTGTAGGTTCCATattatgtcacatggatgtggGTACTGGTGCGGTACAGGTACAGCGGTGTGGATTTGGCAGAGcaatgtatataaatatataccttatatatataacaatccaCAAAagttctcaaaattaaagaaagaggagaaaaatatagaagctaggtaaaaggaaaataaaaagatgggaaaaatcaaaattaaagaaaaaataaatttgaaaagataaattttaaaatacagcTATACCCAAGTACCCGTGTTGCCATAACCGCATACAAACATGGATACTTGGCCATATCACAtgtacctgtgtgacataggttcAATATCAAATTACAGCACTTCATAGGCAAGTTAAGCAATCAGAATTTAGTGCTGTAACTCTCTCCACAAGTCCGAAGCTATCATGAAAAGTGAAGCATGTAAAATTAGATAATTCGCATAAGCATATTCATCTATGGCAGACTTTAACACTTTCAGTTCAAAATACTGGTATTTAAAAGGAAATCGGTCCATTTCATCTCACATAGTTTAGGCAGGAGTAGTAAGAACAAAAGTTGGTCTAGTGAAGAATAGAACATAACCAACATCcattgcttgttttttttttgtttaatctcTATTTAACATTACCGGTAGGTAATGTTAGTTTTTCTAGCTATCGATTTCTAGTATGTATTTATACCATTGTCAAGAGTACAATTATTGGGCTTTCACCAATAAGTTTCTCTTGGTTATTAAtcagaaagtttgtttttctaggaaaatttttggaaataaaaaagttaaaaatatgcAAACAAAATTGTGGGTTATTTATAAATTTCcttacaaaaaatttaaataaaatttcagaaTAGTTATAAAAAGATATATTAAAAGTAATATCTGAAAAGTTCGTGATATTCTTGCGACAAATTTAAATAGACAATATTTTCAATGTATCATGATTCATTTCCATGCTTTCcttacaaaaaatttaaataaaatttcagaaTAGTTATAAAAAGATATATTAAAAGTAATATCTGAAAAGTTCGTGATATTCTTGCGACAAATTTAAATTGACAATATTTTCAATATATCATGATTCATTTCcatgcttttcctttttaaaatataataccgtaatattttgaaaatactgCCAATATTTGTGACTGTGACTTGTAATTTGTACAAACAATCCCTCACACAAGGCCTGGTTAAAACGGTCCACCTTCTAtgcagaaaactgaaaagtGAAACATGAAACAGCTATCTGCTAGAAGACCAAGAAGAATTGGAGGATATAACTGCTTGATGAAAGCAATACGGTACAACAAGGCATAAAACTTAGCCATCTGAGTTGATTTCGTTAACAGACTTAATAAGCATCTGCTTTACATCAGCTTGATGTTTCCAAAAGAAAAGTACAGAAAGCATCTAGCTATTTCTACCTATACTTTGCAAGTTTCCGTAATGGAAATTGCGAACAGGAAAAATCAGCAAGAAAGATGGACCCAAACAACCTCACATTGCAGGAGGATCCCCTGAACAAAAGCAGCAGCTAGAGAGCATTATTCTGCAGCCTATCATGGGGTCGAAAAGGAAAACGAGCAAACTGAATCCTCAAGACTGGTGAATCTGGCTTCTTATCATCAAACCTATATCCTGCCAGAGAGAAGCAACCAGAACTAAGCAGAAAATAGAAGGGGTCTCTTCCCAAAGAAGATGCAATTCACACCGTACCCATGTCTTTGAAAATTTATGACATGCAAATACCAAAAAAGGTTCACTGGTACAAATTATAAGGCTACCAACTGACACCAAGATATCACAACTTCCTGCTACAATGtcataaaaaaacagaaaaggttgCATATCAGAAGCCACCATATTGGCCATCGTTAAAataatctgttttttttttttaaatttgtttctaAATAAACTCATAAAACAGGCTGTAATGCCTCATAGAGCGGATACAATGTAAATCGGGTCCATATCAGCCAAATAATGAAGGGGACTGTACATGTCCCACTGCATTACGGCACATCAGCGAAATGATATGCATTGGCCAATACAGGCTAATATACATCATTTTCTACAACTCTGGCCTGTCATAAGTTGGAGCTTTGAAACCAACACTGATGGCGCAAGAATACAATTTCACATATTAGACTTAGAAAACTATACAAAATGGTAGTTTTCTTTGGCACTCAAAGAAAGTAGGGTGACACCGTAACAGCAAGCAAATGGTGAAGGAGAAGATAAATTGATTGATACTGATgttcagatttaagaaacaaATGAATGGTTCAGAGGCTTATGGAGAACCATAAATAAAGTGAACTTAAGATTTTCTAAATACTAAAATTCTCTTATACATTTCAGTCCCCATAACTTGTCAACCTACATGCCTCATATACACTCCAAGGATTTGAGAGTCCTTACCTTCTATTAAATGCAGGCAAGTGGCATCTTAATTAGTCAACTCCCAAAAGCTTTCTTCAAAACCTCCTAACCTTTTAACAACCAAGTATCAGAGCATGTGGAAGATGCCCACAAATCTCTAACTTTTGGTAATGTTATAAGATCCCTTTTCCAATTTGTATGAACACCTAATACATTTAATGGGctgaaagaacaagaagattCCTAACAAACACATCCATCACGAGGACTAAGTAGGTAGCCATCAATGTTGGCCTGAAAAGATGGAAAACCTTAACAAGAAAACTTATCCCTGCATAGAAACTGAACGAGCTTCCTGGATAATATCAGAGTTACATTTCAAAGAGAATAGATGCTGGGAGAAATTTCTGCAGTAGTGACTAAGATTActgatgttttgaaaatatcatgacacCATTAACATTTTGAAGCTAGTTGACAATATCAACAAAATATCaggatattttaaaaatatcatgagaaacaaaaatatcacaatagcAGCACCCAGAGATACTCCCAAAATCTAGAAAAAGAACTTAGCACTGGGAGCAAATCTTAGcatttaaaatttaagatttttaaacCCCACCTCCTGTCACCCAAGCGCCCTTTGAGTGCAAATCTCAACATTTATTAACACAGAATTGGAAAGAGATTTGACAGAGAAGGCACACCTCCTGCCAAGCCAGGGAAGAGAGCACcaggtcaaaaaaaaaaacttgcaaaaaCAGTCGTAGCACTAGTGATCCAACTAGTTCTTCCTACTTGCTGAGATTGGAGTAGATCAAAATTTTGTCACCAGTGTGATGCATTTGGTTGGAGACATGTATCCACACAAACACAAGGAAAACAAGTTCCAAACATCCCTAAAACAAGCTTTCTTGGCATAAACCACCAGGCCATGAATTGTATCCTTACATCAATCAAATGCTTTGAAAGAGTCTaataaaagacattaaaaaatgcCCTCAAATAGGATAACCAATTAAGAAAGCAAGAGGTGGACTATAGATGAAATAGCCGTCAATACAGATAGCGGCAAAGTACAGCATAAAATCATAGATTCATTTCCTTTCACTTCTCGGTTTATGTTTTTGCTATATAGCATTTCGTTTTGATATTATGAAATGGTGCATCTGCAGACACCTATACAgcattacatacatatatggtagtacacacacatacatatacatatgtatgtgtttgcatgtatatacgtatgtatataagTACATTGCACCAACACTAATTTTTTCCGAAACAGTGCACCCACATGCATCAGAGAGATTCGGAGTGTCTTACTATAGTTTAGAAGTTAGAACCTAGAAAATCAACATAATTGGGAAAAGTAGCAAACATCGAATCACTGAGTTGTAGTAGGACATACCTTGAAGAGCTTCCAAAGCAGTTGCTGCACATTTTTCATCCTTGAATTCCACAAAGCAAATAACAAAAGCTTTTTCACCCAACTGCAATCAAATTAACAAATGTGTCATAGGTGACAAAAGTAAGATATAAATAACTCAACCAGGCACTGGTGATTAGTTGAAATTAGACTAGCAATAGCAGCTACAAAATATGAATGCTTGCAATCATGATAATGAAGAACATTCAGAGAAAACAATTAGTAGGTTTCTTTCTACAAAATACTAACCATTGGTGGAGAATTTACACCATACTGTCTATATGCATGAGCCTATATGTATATGTGCTGGGGGTATATACACCATGGGTACAGAACCAGGTTGGGGGCTTTTGGAATCAACAATATTGCATAAGGATTGCGTTTGGAAAACCCCAACACAGTCACCAATATTCTTCTCAGCAATTGGTTGCCAAGTTCTAACAGTTTTTCATGGCAAAACATTGGGAAGATCATggaaattttaaacttgatgaatATAAGAACCAAAAATggttattatttattaattttttcttgcaaaacatcaTGAAACAAGTGCAAAAGCCTTCTGGATACTTGAGAGaaacaaaatcagaaaaggAATCACATGCTTAAAAGTACGAGAAAAAGGAACTTTGTGAAAAGTTCAGATAATATCCAACATCTTGGAAAAATATTTAAGGGGCATGAAAGGTTCAGTCTTGACGATATTTTGAGAATATTGGGATATTTTACCAAAATTATCAGCTGACTTTAGAATGGCTTACTTgggtattttcaaaatatcagaGTAAGAGTAGTGACCATGATCACCAGCACCCAGGTTGCAGATTATCTAAAATGGAAAGCAGAAGTTAACCAAGAGAAATTTCCCCATATTTTACCAAGTGAAATTATACTAAAATTATATGTTTCCATGCATAAACAACAACCAGAGAAAGGCCACAGCTGAAAATAGGACAGGAAATAGTACTACAAACCCGTCTACACTCCTTGTGGATCACTCTTATTTCCTTGAAGCCAATAAATGGGCGGAAAAGATCTGAAGAATATCATTGAGGAATTCCAAAAAGGATATTAAAAATGAAGTACAGATTATACTTAGAAGGCAAGTAAGACACCAAAGGATACGAGACACTTCTCTTCTTGTGCAGTCACTTGGAAGTCCTTCTACAAATAGAATGTTTGTGCACTCAGAGAGAACATCAGATTTTGCAAGAGAATGCGCTCTCTCAGAGAGTACCGGTGGAACTGCAGAATCTATGCCTAGTAGATCTCGTCTCCTGTTGAGCAGAAATTGATCATCAAATGAATTTGACAACCCTGCCAAACTGGTTCCAGCATCAACTCCACCTACTCCTGATCTAGGAAGGTCACCAATACCCATAGCATCAAAATGGTGAGGAGTAGATTTTAATGATGGAATCTGGTAATATGCATACAAAGTTAGATACTATGCCACATGATTTCCAAATCTAATCTGAAATCTGAAGGTAGAAAGACAAGGCAACACATCTCAATTACATTGTTGTGGCCGAAGTCTGAAGAAGATAGAGGTAGATCACCAGCTCTCCACAAGTGTTGGCCAGCAAATGAGGAATTTTCAGAGGTCGAGTATCCAGGAAAATTAGCAGAAACACCAGCTGCATCAAGTTCTCGTCCAGGTGGTTGAAAATTATCTGTTAGaatatgcaaaagaaaagatgCACTATATTTGTTAGACCAAAgtacaattttgaaataataCAATGTGCTCACGATGAAGCATTGCAAGCAATTCACATTTAATCAAATCCATCTACATCAAACTGCTGTAGTGAAATGAAACGAATAACTAAGCAGATTTCCTAGTACAGAAATATGTTAGGATAATTTCCAAATTGCCACCACAAAGACACAAGTTCAAAAATGAatatacattctttttttttctttttatgcagAAAAATCTTGTTATGCCTAAGCTAGAAGAACCAATAGCAGATTTGCAGTAAAATCCCAGGCATGCCATTTAAATATTTActaatcacatttttttttcttcaaactttAGGCTCTCTGCTGCATAATCAGTTGACCCAGTTTCTTTTGAGGAGATGCTTCCAAATGCCATAAGCACTGCAAAACCAGGTATGACTCCATTCATGAGATGGTTTAATTAACCCAAGACACATGGATAATAAGTACGGTAACTCCCAAACTTTTATCTATATgagacaaaattaaaatatatttattctGTAAATTTAGGTGAATGATTGGATACTAGCAAATAGTTAGGTGCTGTTTTCAAATGCCCCTAATGTCAACTACCAACAGTCCAAACAGAGCAACTAGCTGGTATCACTTCTCTAGTGTTATAGCTTTTTTGTAGTTTTCTCTTTGTATTTCacatgttttcaaatattttcttgaaaaaaatgaactttatggtacttttgtcatttttctagTTCTATggttttctttagtttttcttctttttttggtattttcatAGGTTTTCTACACATTTTCCCAAAAACATGAACTATATGTTTTGCTATGTTACAGCACGCTTGCCAAACGCAGGTAGTAGATATGTATCTAAAATTTTGGCTTCATTGTCCCAATGGTGACATTCAGGAACAGTTgaattaatatatttaatttgtttcttaatAACATTGAAGATAGTAAAAACTGTGATATCCAGAAGTTCCCATTGTCATATAGCTGCAACCAGCAACCATTATTCAGAGGGTGGGGCGAGTAGAGGAATTTGATCATGCTTCTTGTTCCAGTTCGTAGAGCAATCCAGCAAAGATTCTCCCAGCCATGACAAAGACAATGCAGATACTAATCTGCCACCTCTTGAGATGGAATCTTCTCATGATGTTTTACCTTCCCTGGCTCTTAGGCCTTTGACAGATAGGGAACAACTCCAGTCTGCCATTATTGTGGATCTTCCACTCAAATGTCTCTAGTGTGAAGCTCAACCTAGTAATCTCCGCTTTCCTGTCTTTGAATAACCTGATCTCGAGTCTGTATCTCCCCATATTAGCCTACACTGGAATTGGTAGGTTAGACATTTGAATAGCACTTATCCTTTCCATTTAATGGTTGAGTTTCTTCACTTTTAGTGGCATTCATTGCCTACATCTTGAAACAGCTTCCACACCTGGATGACTATCTAGACCTGGACCACAGATCTTGTATTAGATAGTAGGTTGTAAGGTCACCAATCATCAAGGAGGGTACTAAATAAGCTATGTTTATCTCGCAAGACACCACTTTAATGTATTTTGTGGTAGCACTTTACAACGTAAAGTTTCTTTTAGTGCTGCGTTTGACCATCTTCCCCTTCAGGTGAGAGTTTTGAAGTGGGACGTAACCAATAGCATGATAACCTTATCTGTTGTGCACAAGAAAATAAGATGTAATTGAACTCGCCCAAGAAAGCATAGCAGCTGTGAAACCAACActtttattagaaaaataaacCAGGCTAACTTTCATTATCTCACTCCCAGTAAAGCTGTTCACCAGGAAATTCATGCCAACAGTCATCAGCTGTACAAGCAGAGATTTAGGCAAAGTAGATCATTTCTCCTCTGAAATTGTTATAGGATAGGCCAGAGTATGAAGCTCTTTAACCAGCAAGCGAGAATCCAAAATCTTCACCAGACATCCAAGCTTAACTAATCAAAAGCTCATTTTCACCTAATAATCGGAAAGCAAGGAACTAAAATCTTCGAGTAGAGTTATAATTCTCATATCTGGTTCTACTTTTCAACATTGCCTCTTCTAAGCGTTCCTACAAATCCAAAGTGAAACTGTCCCAGTTCtcaaaagaaatacaaaagaaatgaagatcAACAAAATGGTCACAATCCTGAGTAACCGTAGCATCATTAACTATCAAGTTGTTCACCTTCACAGTCAAGTTAAACTATTCAAACTGCCAAAGAAGGATAGAGGTTTACGACTTCCCTTTCTTTAATCATGTAAACTAGGAAGGGGAAAGGAACACGAATCCCTTTTATTTATGCAAAAAGGGGGAACCACCATGAATACGTAAACTTGGTTTCAGCAGGGACAAACAGGAATCtcttaaaaatgaaggaaacGAAATCTTCAACAAAGTTTAACAACATGATGGCAATGACAATGATGATGAGCAACCACCAAAATAGGCACGTGGTATCCCCTGAGAGGTGTGGGAGgaaaaaataatctaacatgaGCATCATAGTAACATAATTGTCGGGGGCTCCAATACTATTCAACCCGGAGGAAGATAATTGGTTGACTGGTTGCAAAAAGA
Coding sequences:
- the LOC116262993 gene encoding cellulose synthase-like protein G2, with the translated sequence MEKQPGLPTHTVQAVPRIWFNRFHAAVYSCALFAFFYHRLLSLLQATTLLSFTSFLLLTLADLVFSLMWVLSQAFRWTPVRRRAFPDNLRNKLPEAELPALDVFICTADPLREPPIDVANTALSAMAFDYPADKISVYVSDDGGSKLTLLAFIEAARFAKKWVPFCKEHKIRERNPQAYFTSASNGGYMVEGWREMKDMYEEMKERVESAVERGDVNEDQVIHEENLMAFQKWTPGFSRRNHPTVIEVLLAAGKDADAMGHAMPNLVYLSREKSITSHHHFKAGALNTLLRVSSVMSNAPILLNLDCDMYSNDPAAPYRALCFLLDPDLSTTLAFVQFPQIYHGINKNDIYGNEYKRPFQINPLGMDGSGGPNYIGTGCFFQRRAFAGKPALKPHSEIILEGSSTNNGGREPIWSQRTLEAAHRVAGCNYEQGTEWGSSIGFRYGSLVEDFHTGYMLHSEGWRSAFYNPPEPSFLADFPMTLNDVLCQCKRWTVGLLEVSFSCFRCPLTFGLRHSASLIAAMSYAHYSFWPLWCIPITIYALLPQFTLLLGLPIFPKATDPWIFLYVYLFLASYGQDMLEYIMEGSTLARWWNEQRMWMIKGVSSFLFGFLEFLLQQMGIFRSGFNITSKVADDRTAKRYRQGVVDFGVASQMFFSISAAAVISLVALAVGSVRVLLQGGGDEMAVQLFISGFVVLNSWPVFEAMVLRSDSGRMPKRITLFAGFVGYAFFFMAELARGN
- the LOC116247801 gene encoding nuclear speckle RNA-binding protein A-like isoform X2, with amino-acid sequence MLPKEIIFNHLDENLMQLVFLLIFLDTRPLKIPHLLANTCGELVIYLYLLQTSATTISGVGGVDAGTSLAGLSNSFDDQFLLNRRRDLLGIDSAVPPVLSERAHSLAKSDVLSECTNILFVEGLPSDCTRREVSHLFRPFIGFKEIRVIHKECRRLGEKAFVICFVEFKDEKCAATALEALQGYRFDDKKPDSPVLRIQFARFPFRPHDRLQNNAL
- the LOC116247801 gene encoding nuclear speckle RNA-binding protein A-like isoform X1 — translated: MADGYWRYAAQRDNFQPPGRELDAAGVSANFPGYSTSENSSFAGQHLWRAGDLPLSSSDFGHNNIPSLKSTPHHFDAMGIGDLPRSGVGGVDAGTSLAGLSNSFDDQFLLNRRRDLLGIDSAVPPVLSERAHSLAKSDVLSECTNILFVEGLPSDCTRREVSHLFRPFIGFKEIRVIHKECRRLGEKAFVICFVEFKDEKCAATALEALQGYRFDDKKPDSPVLRIQFARFPFRPHDRLQNNAL